The Haloarcula sp. CBA1127 genomic interval GTCCGCGTCGGCGCGCTCATCTGGTTCCTGACGGCCGTCTGCGTCTACCTTTACGCGCGGTATCGGTCCTGATCGAACTCGCTCGCCCACTCAAATGCCATCCCGGCCCGCTGGGCGGCTGTCGCATCACTCTCCGAGTCACCAACGAACACGGCTGCGTTGGGGTCGACGCCGATTTCGTCGGTAATCGCCAGTAGTCCCTCCGGGTCCGGTTTCGGTGACTCGACGGTGTCACGGCCGACAACCGGACCGACGTAGCTGTCGAGGTCATGCACATCTAGCGCCGCCCGACACGCCTCCTCTGCGTTGAGCGAGCACACGCCGACGGGGACGCTGTGTGGGAGTCCCTCTGCGAGAGCCAGTCGGTCTGACTCATGCGCACCGGTCCGCTCGTGGTCGGTGATCGCCGCTTCGACAGCGTCACGGTGGCCAGTCTCCGAAGACAGCGTCAGCATCTCCCAGAGGTCGCGGCTCTCGGGCTCGACGTTTCGTTCGCGCAGGACCGTCGCCACGTCGCTGGTCACTGTGCCCCAGTCGACGGCTAGCCTGACGAGCGTCCCGTCAAGGTCGTAAATCA includes:
- a CDS encoding HAD family hydrolase, with translation MTHDAVIYDLDGTLVRLAVDWGTVTSDVATVLRERNVEPESRDLWEMLTLSSETGHRDAVEAAITDHERTGAHESDRLALAEGLPHSVPVGVCSLNAEEACRAALDVHDLDSYVGPVVGRDTVESPKPDPEGLLAITDEIGVDPNAAVFVGDSESDATAAQRAGMAFEWASEFDQDRYRA